In Cystobacter ferrugineus, the DNA window CGGTAGGGAAAGGTCCGGTTCTCCTCGCAATCGTCCCCCTGGTCCACCTGGCTTTCCAGGGACCCGGGCGCGAGCCCCTCGCTCGGAGGGGTTGGCGCCGAGAGCCCCTGGCCAGCGGAGTGGAACCGCCGGGCATGCAGGACGAGCCCAGCGTCCATCGGCCCATATCCCCGGCCCCCTTGGAAGGCCTCGGCGAGCCCTCGGTACGTGCCGATGAAACCCATGAACAGCCTCCTGATGGTTCAACGATTCAACAACGCGAAGTGTCACGACGCGGTCAAGTACGGGGAAACAAACGGAAATCGTGGCGAGGACCCGAGGAAGTGGGCAAATAGGCGCGCCCGCCGTGTCCGGGCAACCTCTTCTCAAGGAATCCTCGAATGAAGCTCTACTACACGCCTGGTGCTTGTTCGCTGTCGCCCCACATCGTCCTGCTCGAGGCGGGTCAGACCTTCGACATCGAGAAGGTCGACCTGCGCACCAAGAAGACCGAGAGCGGCAAGGACTACTTCAGCGTCAACTCCAACGGCTACGTGCCCGCCCTGCAGCTCGATGACGGCAGCGTCCTCACCGAGGGCCCGGCCATCGTGCAGTACATCGCCGACAAGGCGCCCCAGGCCAAGCTCGCGCCGGCCAACGGCACGCTGGAGCGCTACAAGCTGCAGGAGGCGCTCAATTTCATCGGCACCGAGCTGCACAAGAGCCTCGGCTCGCTCTTCAATCCCGCCTTCCCCGAGGAGGCCCGGACGATCGCGAAGGGCAACATCGACAAGCGCCTGACCGCGGTGAACGAGCGGCTGTCCAAGCAGTCCTTCTTCCTCGGCGAGCAGTTCACCGTCGCCGACGCCTACCTCTTCACCGTGCTGAGCTGGACCGGGAACCTGGGCATCGACGTGAGCAAGTTCCCGGCGATCCAGGCCTACCAGGCGCGCGTGGCCGCGCGCCCCCAGGTGCAGGCCGCTCTGAAGGCCGAAGGCCTGGTGAAGTAATCCTCCAGCTCGGCTGAACGCCGTCTGGAAAGCAACCGTGCAGGTCGGATGACCTGGACGATCTGTCGGAGTGGGAGATACGCTCACTCCGTCATGCGCGCCGTGCTGTCCGCCCTGCTGTTGCTGCTGCCCGCCCTGGCGTCCGCCGTGGACGTGCAGGGCGCGCTGCCCGCCGCGGACACGGTGTGGAAGAAGAACCTCAGCCCCTACGTGCTCACCGGGGACGTCACGGTGCCCTGGGGCGCGAAGCTGACGGTGGAAGCCGGCGTGCAGATCATCGCCATCCCCGAGGACGGGTTGGGCTCCGGCGTGGATGTCGAGCGCGTGGAGCTCATCGTCGATGGCACGCTGGTGGTGCGCGGCACCCCGTCCCAGCCCGTGGAATTCACCTCCCATGGCCGTCCGGGCTCCTGGTACGGCATCCGGGTGCGCGGGGGCCGGGGCACGGTCATCGACGGCGCCCGGATCCATCAGGCCACCCAGGGCATCTCCCTGGGCATGAGCGCGACGGTGAAGAACACCTCGGTGAGCGCGCTCGCCCAGGACTGCATCCAGGTGACGTGGGGCAGATCCTCGCTCCAGGCCAACGACGTGAACGGATGCGGAGGGCGTGAGCGGGGGGCGCCCGTACGTCCCATGGCGCCCGACGAGCCCCGCTCCCAGGACAACTGGCTCGCCACGGGCACGCCCTCGTCCCGGGGCAACACGGCGCCGCCCGCCCCGCCTGCTTCCCGGCAACGCCCCTCCGTCCTCCCGCCTCCCGAGCCCCCCCGGACGGAACCCTCCGCCCGACGCACGCCCGTGCAGGAGGCTCCGGCCCCGAGGCTCTCCCGCCCCCTCCCCTCGACGGTGGACGCCGGGGACTGCGCGATCGAACCCCAGGTGAACGAACCTCCGGAGTGCCCCGGTATCCGGCAGTGGCGCAAGAATCAGGAGCGCCTGAGCGAGGCGGACGACGAGCCGCGCCAGGACTC includes these proteins:
- the gstA gene encoding glutathione transferase GstA, which translates into the protein MKLYYTPGACSLSPHIVLLEAGQTFDIEKVDLRTKKTESGKDYFSVNSNGYVPALQLDDGSVLTEGPAIVQYIADKAPQAKLAPANGTLERYKLQEALNFIGTELHKSLGSLFNPAFPEEARTIAKGNIDKRLTAVNERLSKQSFFLGEQFTVADAYLFTVLSWTGNLGIDVSKFPAIQAYQARVAARPQVQAALKAEGLVK
- a CDS encoding right-handed parallel beta-helix repeat-containing protein, with the protein product MRAVLSALLLLLPALASAVDVQGALPAADTVWKKNLSPYVLTGDVTVPWGAKLTVEAGVQIIAIPEDGLGSGVDVERVELIVDGTLVVRGTPSQPVEFTSHGRPGSWYGIRVRGGRGTVIDGARIHQATQGISLGMSATVKNTSVSALAQDCIQVTWGRSSLQANDVNGCGGRERGAPVRPMAPDEPRSQDNWLATGTPSSRGNTAPPAPPASRQRPSVLPPPEPPRTEPSARRTPVQEAPAPRLSRPLPSTVDAGDCAIEPQVNEPPECPGIRQWRKNQERLSEADDEPRQDSPRRNTPTTSGRQPRGSTPPGGANDRLRVAPDTRRQDGMGRSARP